The Papilio machaon chromosome 15, ilPapMach1.1, whole genome shotgun sequence region TGGAATTTCATACAAAGACGTACACAACATGTAGCACACAATTTTAACCGATTTGATACTCGCGAAAAAAACTACGTACGCAAAGATGATGCAAGAAATACGCTCCAAAGGAGTTATGATCATCGCCGAGAAACTTTCCGTAGGTACGATTCTAGGAATGGACAAATACGACGTATGGAACGAAATTTCATTGATTTTGATAGAAAAACTGAACGTCAGATAACTAGAGAGAATACAGAAAGACGTCAAGTCAGGTCTCGTTTTGAATCGCGTCAAGATAACAGGAATGAAGTACGTCGTTCAAGAGAATTTGAAGATATTAATGATCAACGGCGCTATGCTACTAAAAGAGgcaacaattttaattcaaacttaCAATCTTTTAGAGAAATTCGTGATGTGCGTAGTTTTCGTGATAATATTCGAGTTGAATTACAATCTGAAGATAGAATGATGAGAGATTCAAGAACGTCTCGCTTAAGCACTAACCACcgtgataaattatttcttttggaTCGGCATTCTTCATTAGATACTGTTGAAAAGAGAAGATTTTCTAAGTCACCAATATTGACTAGGGATAGGATTTATGTGGCTAATTATAAAGATGCTTATGAACGTGAAATACGTCTGTCCGATCCTCATTTGTCTTCTCTCCGAACAAACATTCGCACAGCGAGATCACAAATGCAACGAACATTTTCAAACGAACGGGATTCACGGCGCATTACAGACCGCATTTCTGTTCGTGCTTTCATGGAAGGAACACGATCTGAAATCCTTTCACGCTTTACAAGGGAATTGCGTAGAAAAGAACTCGATGAGAATCGTCGCTCTGCTCGATCCATTCCACAAGGTGATAGGCAGATATATGATAACACACGCCGAATTCTAAGCACACCAACTAGACAAATTGAAACAGAAAGCAGAATTTCCAAACAAGAATTTCGTCGTTCTCATGAACGTGATCACACCAGAAATGATCGTACTCGCACAGAGTATCGTATGTCAACAGAACGACAATCCACATTACGTAGTGATGATCAACGATTCTCCCGTACACGACCGGAATCAATCGAAACACGACGTGTTAAATTTGAACGCAACGTTTCCGAGCGTAGAAATATTCCAAGCGAAGCAAATTCCCGACGTGACTTAAGCTCTAGACGCCAACTTTCTAGATTTTTAACTGAACGTCGATTCTCTGCCATTAAACgtgaaaacaaacaatacaGTACCGATCGCCAGGTATTACGATCTTCCGTTGAACGTCTTGATACCAGATTCAGGCACGTTTCTGACGCTGATGATAATGAAGCTAGattcaatataaatagaagATTCTCACGAGCAGTTAGTGACTTTGGTGCTACGCGAAGAAGTGCAGAACGTCCTATGGATTTACGAAGAGAACGTTACAATATGAGGCAAGAACGAGATCAAGTATCCCGAGATTCGACAGAACGTGACAATCGTCAATACACTACCGATAACCGACTTGTAAGAGATGAAAATAATGCTAGATTCTCTGCAAATGCAATATACAGGGAGAAtcgtaaattttctttatctatGGATCGAGTTAATATGCGAGATCGCCAGAATCCTCAAGCACGCATTAATGTAAGACGTAGTGTGGAATCGAAAGCACGATTTGTAGCAGAACGACCAGAAACCCGACGCCACCAAGAGGATCGACGTTCTCGTTTAGATGTAATACAATCACGAAGCCTATCAGATCTTGAAGCCAGAGTCTCTCGCCGAATAGACAACTCTGGTCGCTATAAAAACTTACCACAAACTCGCATGACTAGACAAAATCAATATGCCCACAGTATTGAACGGAATATGAAATCCGGTGTATTTAGAGAACGAGAACACGTCCTGCGTAGCCTCTATCGTGACGTCGCATACACTCCTGATCAGATTCGAGGTGTTCGTCATAATTCTGAACGCGTTTCTGCAGCTTATGGCCTGCAGCAAAAAGAAAGGCAGGAGACAGAATTTTCCAGAAATCTGAACACTGAACGCATGAATGTTCGACGCAATATTAATGAACTATCTCAAAGAACCTCAGAACGTATTGCAAATGACAGGGTTATACGCGATATGTCCCGCTTTGACGAACGACATAATGTTAGATCAAGACTTACAAATTACCTTACAGAAAGACATCAGAATAGACGAAATGACGAAAGGAGATTTGAACGAAATGAAAATAGGCTAAGAGAAGATCGAATTCGCAACGATATCCGTCATGAAAGAAGTATGTCTGATGTAACACAACGTTCAAGAATTGTTCGCAAGCTCTCCGAACAAATTAGGAAACGCACAGAAATCCAACATAACATCAGAGGTTTATCCGAACGGGATATTATAGCCAGAAGAATTTCCGACATGAAACGTACTAATCATGCCAGCATTGTTCGTGAGCTCTCTGAACGGGTCAAATCTACAGAAAACCGACATTACTTACGCGAAGACTTGCGAACCATACTAAGACGAGATGAACGCGATTTATCACTATCTACTCGATTCGAATTACGCGATAACGATTTGAAATCGATTAATCATAATGTCAGATCGTATAGAGTAGACACAGACTCCCGATCTAAGCAGGAAGgtcaactaaatattttaacactgaataaaaataacaatcgtTATGCAATGGACAGTGAACAACATGACGAAAATGGATCGTATATTTTGAACTGGCAATACTTATTCTATGTTATACAAGGACTGTATCTGTGCAGTGTACTTCTACAAGTTCACACTAACGatacaaaatctaaaatacaaGAAAGGTATGTGTTTTGTTCTTATCTATATGTTGgtttttaacaatttgatttaaaagcatttttttgaaaagaactatttttctttagctatattttttattttcaggaactTCAGCTGGTGGAAACCAATGTACCATTGGAAACTGGACTAGGAACTGTAGACCCTCGGCCGTTGTATATCCAATAATGATGACTTGTTGTAGCAAAACTCATTTAATCTAATACGTATATGttgtagaaaaaataaatatttattctgttactttgtttgtttattattacttatattataaatatgaatacatccattaaattaaaatttgtctaATTGTTATTAAGTATTGAAATATAGATATCTACAAAATCAAatgtactatttatttttctctattccaaaaaaattctccagaaatatttttttttagttgtcatttaaaatagCTAAACTAAAAGCTTTTCCTTACTCGTTTTTCTCAATAacacatttttgttattttatccgtctcgaaggaccaaaattttaatttcatttgggTGTGTTTTAAAAGAGTAGAATGTTATCGTGTATTGCGGTGTCAGGTGGCGAACAGTGCGATAGCGTACCTGCAGCGCGCGCTGCTGGCGCCGGCGCTGGGCGCGCTGGGGGGCGCGGGCTGGGCGGCGTGCTTCGAGCACGTGCTGCTGCCGCTGCTGGACGCGCCCCCACCTCGCCCCGACGCCGCCGCGCGCGCCGACACCGTCATGTGCAAGGTCACACACAAATTACCTTAATTTAGCATTTATTTCCTCTTTTCTATACCGATCTCAACTTCACAATTAGTCAGTAAAGAATACTTGAAGTTCTTTTGATTGACTTTACAGTCACACATGAGGCAAGCGCCGGTTTTAATATAGAGTGCGTTTGTGGTGTGCAGGTGTTCCTGCAGCACCTGCAGGCGCTGAGCGCGCGCGCCGGCTTCGGCGCGCTGTGGGCTCGCGTGCTGGGCGTGCAGCGCGCGCTGCTGGCCACGCCGCACGAGCCGCTGCAGGAGGCCGCGCTCGAGTCGCTCAAGAACATGCTGCTCGTGATGCACTCCGTCAGGGTATACATGCACATTTGTACCATTTCGAATTCGAAATAAATTACGAATCGACACAACAGTtgtaaacttatttctttgttaCCCGATTGCAGATATTCAACACAGGCGACAACTACAACGAGCTGTGGTACCTCACCTGGCAGATCATAGGAGAGTTCCTGCCCACACTTAAAGACGAATTATTTCCCGAAGGTAACCTCTTCATTTCAATACGCTCTCGTTAAATTTTACCTCTATTAACTAACTCTTCTTATCgacaattaaatatgaattaatgttGCAGTAAATGACAACACGCGGCCCGCAACCAACCTGCCGAGTCACATGCAGCCCCCCCTACCGGCCACGTTGCCCACGCTCGTACCCGTCCCCGCCCCCAACCCCGCCGACACGCCCACACACACGTCCCGCCCTCTAAACGTTCAGACATCCCACGCCCAATCTCCCAACATCCTGGTCGCGTCGATGGCCCACTCGCCCGTCAACCTCATCCAAACCCCACCCATGGCCACACCGTCACTGGTGGCGCCGACACCGATTAATGTGTCGGCCCCGGCACCGACTGCAGTTAGCGCTGCCCCTCCTGCAGTACCAGCAGTCGGCAGCGCGGCACCTCCGTGTGCGCCCCTCGGCGGCCTGGTGCCGATCCGGAACCCGCTGTATGACCAGACGGGGCTCACATCCTCTGTGCTATTGCAGCCTTTGAACGAGGTGAGTTCATTCagcaacaatattaataataatttaacgtgCGCCTTTGTAAGTTATTACTTTAtacaaatactagcttttgcctgcgactccgtccgcgaaattaaaaaaaaaacttagtagcctatgtgttcctctAGACTATTTTatacgtctatgccaaattatgatttaatttattaaacttgatAAATGGACTAAAGAGAGACCATGTAACTTTAGTTTACTTGATCCAACATttctacaataaataattgaaaattgtaattcCTTTTTTCAGATGATTTCAACTCCAATCGGCATATCTATACAAACACAACCACCTGTGTTGTACCCGAGGTCCGCTGATCCAGCTCCACCACAGCAGAGCGCAAACCAAAACGAACCTTATACAATCGCCATAGAGTCCACAATTACGGACACTGAAGTTAGTAATCCAATAAGTGACACCCAACAGAGTGAGTTGTACGCAGAGTATTTATCCAATCCCTACAACGAAGCTAATGAGATAACAGTGAAAGATTTTAATCCTGAAGAAAATCGCTACTTgcccggctcgaaggaccaagaTCTTCTACAACCAAAGCCCTACGAGACTGCGCCTGCGCAACAGAAATCCTTCAGCGCGAACACTACGCCCAGTCACAGCGGTAATCTAGCTCAATTCTTATCCACAGAGAATTTAAGGAAGGAATCcagtattttcaatttctctAATTATTTTGGGTCCGGGAACGATCTGACTAACCCGGGCTCGGACCTATTTGACACATTGACTGCGGCACAGGAGGGATAGCACAGATGACAAATATTGTTCAATtgcgaattatttttaaattcatgtgCGAAATGTTTAATTCTGATGGCcgtttatattgttttattagttCTTCCacgttatattaatatatttaatctttggtgaagtatttttttattcaaaaggtggcaaacgagcaaacggccacctgaattcgccgaaatagcgaggcgaaaGTTGCCCAAAGATATCTGCAAATGCAGACgcgctgcctacctttaatcaacggagaaggggacgcacagaaagagattTCCCCTTCCTTTGCGTCCTctcttccgtcaaatccacttcccataatttcctaataggaaaagggtgggaaggaaaagaggagTAAGTATCAAAAAATTTTGTTCCATCTCACAAGATGAcacttaacattttttaattaatttatctaatataatattagacaATTAGTTAGTGAATAAAACAGTTTGtcttgttttgttacattttcaaGTGATACAAAAAACCCTTACAAGTTACTTTGATTGTTTTACCGTAAAAATTCACTTTAAATTTCTTGTATTAGACATACGTTTCGATACATGTTTTTCGACAATGGAGACACTTGAtacatagtaattattataaaaaaaatcatgttttcgTGAAAGTTTCCTGTCGTAGTAATTGTTAGAACAACGTATAACTATGGCCTATTTGTGACCTACACgtagtttatataaaagtgtgttaaaaattagattttgttaataaattagtattatATCTTTTACTATGAGAAGCGGGAAagattaagattttatatatttttttgttgctaACATTccatatttctttatttttgtataaaaaactcgtaatttgtacttttaatatttgaggAGCGTCGCAACGAAAAccgataaattaaatttggacattttttttttcattatgatGCCAAATGTTtgtgaactaaaaaaaaaaaaaacagtataatTTATCGGGTTTTTTCCCGACTCTGCTTACTTCTAAACTatccaatatatttattttgtcgcttgataatattttccttttttaatctgtaattaAGTCACGATTGGAAGTAAAAAGTTCAGGGTTCGTATTTCAGGAaggaaaattgtaaattatgtgattatttatgaaatgttatatcTTTGTATAGAGAAATATGTATATCTACTTATTGATGTAATATATGTTTagaaatttattgattaatacatgtttcattatttcattcgagttttatttaaatctgatGATGATCATAACTTGTAGTTGTTAAATTTAGGCGATAGATGGCTCCTTTACaaattgatacattttaactGTTTTACCACGAGATGGCGCTCGTATGTAGTCTTTTAGGAAtggtatttttaagttattttacttGCAATTTATTCAGCTATAGAATTGatggttttaattatattttactgtttttaaaaatatttttgataaccGTTTCACAGACTTAACACGCCATTGTACTTTTGGCTACAAACGTTGGGGGTACAGTACACACAGcgataatttgaaaatataattttcttaggtaaaaaaaaacatttcatattatataaaaatcaacagtatattttataaaatttacactatttacacgatttgtacaaaaatatcgaGACCGCCTTCACAGAAGGCATTACACAGTTCTTTTTCACTCACTCAGTAGTATCTCAGTCTTACGTCACACGAGTCACACCCGCGACACGTGCAGCGGCCGCTTGTAGTAAGGGTGGTGCGGACGCAGCAGCGGCGGCGCACAGCACGGCGCCTTGCGGGGCGGGCACAGCGCCGCGCGCCACACCGCGCCCGACTTGCGCGACCACGCCCACGCGCCCGCCGCCACACCGCACGCCAGCCCCAGGCACGCCGGCAGTCCACCCCACGCCCCCTCCGCCGGACTCGCCTCCAGCGCCGCCAGTGCAGGCACCTCGCCCTGAGACTCTCCGATACGCGCCTCCAGCAACTTGGCGGCGGTAGCTGCGGCCGCCAGCAGCAGGTACAGCGCTCCCCCGGCGGCCGCGCGCACCGCCAGCCGGCCCACGCGCCGCGCGCCCCGCGAGTCTAGTGCGCGCCGCACGCGCACGATGCCCGGACACGCGCCTGCCGCCAGCGCCACCGCGGCCAGCAGCAGCGCGCCGCGCGGCACGCCCACCAGCGcccccgccgccgcccgcgccaCGCCGCACGTCCCTGTCAGCTCATCCGCCGTCACCCGGCGCAGCGCTAGCGCCGCCGCCGTCCACGCACCCGCCCAGCCCCACGCCGCCGCGTGCAGGTACGCCGCCGCGCGCTCCAGCGCCTCCGTCGACCACTCGCTGGCCGCAGTCAGGTACCACGCCACGCACGCGTTGGCGAACCACGCGTCCGCCGCCAGAGTGAAATAGTACGTCAACGAGAAGAAGGCGACGCACGCCGGCGAGGCCAGCCCGTCCACGGCCAGCGCACCCCCCGCGCACGACACCGCTCGCGCGCCCAGCCAGCTCCGGATTACGTAGGCCGTCGCGACGACGGCGTGGCACGCGGCCATCCACA contains the following coding sequences:
- the LOC106713169 gene encoding frizzled-10; translated protein: MMARILSVILLCGCLAAADQEEVEGGKCERIKLPYCQDLGYNWTAMPNLMGHRDQKEAEEAMEKFSGLISSECSVHARFLLCSAFAPLCSEQVSGSVSACRALCDTVSEDCRDQLKLLPATVALDCGAFPLRAVRRLCMRPPNASELEPEPQPPPRWPFRDPELREHGCSPAHAMSPTGECWPACGQHARYSQPAKRTAEVWMNTLAWLSLLSTSFALLTFCAEPSRYRYPERPMVWMAACHAVVATAYVIRSWLGARAVSCAGGALAVDGLASPACVAFFSLTYYFTLAADAWFANACVAWYLTAASEWSTEALERAAAYLHAAAWGWAGAWTAAALALRRVTADELTGTCGVARAAAGALVGVPRGALLLAAVALAAGACPGIVRVRRALDSRGARRVGRLAVRAAAGGALYLLLAAAATAAKLLEARIGESQGEVPALAALEASPAEGAWGGLPACLGLACGVAAGAWAWSRKSGAVWRAALCPPRKAPCCAPPLLRPHHPYYKRPLHVSRV